Proteins encoded within one genomic window of Amycolatopsis nigrescens CSC17Ta-90:
- a CDS encoding DNA-3-methyladenine glycosylase 2, translating into MAELTLTREQPVWRDTERCYRAVASRDSRFDGQFIMAVRTTGIYCRPSCPALTPKPANVHFYPTSAAAQAGGYRACRRCLPDAVPGSPDWNLRADLAARAMRLISDGTVERDGVPGLARRLGYSERQLGRVLTAELGAGPLALARAHRAHSARLLIELSELPLADVAFAAGFASIRQFNDTIREVFASTPSQLRAGAAGARRRAPGGEPSGEGAAGARLCLRLPYRPPFDAAGLLSFFAARAVAGVEDVTVAGYGRTLRLPHGTATAWLTPLNGHVRCDLRLTDVRDLSSAVARMRRLFDLDADPQAVAKVLGADPALAPLVAETPGMRVPGAVDGPELVLRAMLGQQVSVAAARTAAGRLAEELGDRLSPAERGDTLTTLFPSPAAVAEHGRDVLRGPRRRIEAICETADALASGAVEVHVGRDPDELRAELLELPGIGPWTADYVLMRVLGAPDLLLTGDLVLRKGAAELGIEDALTGHAKAWRPWRSYAGMHLWRAGS; encoded by the coding sequence ATGGCCGAACTGACGCTCACCCGCGAGCAGCCCGTGTGGCGCGACACCGAGCGGTGCTACCGCGCGGTCGCCTCCAGGGATTCCCGCTTCGACGGGCAGTTCATCATGGCGGTGCGCACCACCGGCATCTACTGCCGCCCGTCCTGCCCAGCGCTGACCCCCAAGCCGGCAAACGTGCACTTCTACCCGACGTCCGCGGCGGCACAGGCGGGCGGTTACCGCGCCTGCCGCCGCTGCCTGCCGGACGCGGTGCCCGGTTCGCCGGACTGGAACCTGCGGGCCGACCTGGCCGCCCGCGCGATGCGGCTGATCTCCGACGGCACCGTGGAGCGCGACGGGGTACCCGGCCTCGCCCGCCGGCTCGGCTACTCCGAGCGGCAGCTTGGCCGGGTGCTCACCGCCGAGCTCGGCGCCGGCCCGCTGGCGCTGGCGCGGGCCCACCGCGCGCACTCGGCGAGGCTGCTGATCGAGCTGTCCGAGCTGCCGCTGGCCGATGTGGCCTTCGCGGCCGGGTTCGCCAGCATCCGCCAGTTCAACGACACCATCCGCGAGGTGTTCGCGAGCACCCCGTCCCAGCTGCGGGCCGGCGCCGCCGGCGCCCGGCGCCGGGCCCCTGGCGGCGAGCCGTCCGGTGAAGGCGCCGCCGGCGCGCGGCTGTGCCTGCGACTGCCGTACCGCCCGCCGTTCGACGCGGCCGGGCTGTTGAGCTTCTTCGCGGCACGCGCGGTCGCCGGCGTCGAGGACGTGACCGTCGCCGGCTACGGGCGCACCCTGCGCCTGCCCCACGGCACCGCCACGGCCTGGCTGACCCCGCTGAACGGGCACGTCCGCTGCGACCTGCGACTCACCGACGTACGCGACCTCAGCAGCGCGGTGGCCAGGATGCGGCGGCTGTTCGACCTCGACGCAGACCCGCAGGCCGTGGCGAAGGTGCTCGGCGCCGATCCGGCGCTCGCCCCGCTGGTCGCGGAGACGCCCGGCATGCGGGTGCCCGGCGCGGTGGACGGCCCCGAGCTGGTGCTCCGCGCGATGCTCGGGCAGCAGGTTTCGGTGGCCGCCGCCCGCACCGCGGCGGGCCGGCTGGCCGAGGAACTCGGCGACCGGCTGTCCCCGGCCGAGCGCGGGGACACGCTCACCACCCTGTTTCCCTCGCCGGCCGCCGTCGCCGAACACGGGCGAGACGTCCTCCGCGGGCCGCGACGGCGCATCGAAGCGATCTGCGAAACCGCGGACGCGCTGGCCTCCGGCGCGGTGGAGGTGCACGTCGGCCGCGACCCGGACGAGCTGCGCGCCGAGCTGCTCGAACTGCCCGGCATCGGGCCGTGGACCGCGGACTACGTGCTGATGCGCGTGCTCGGCGCCCCCGACCTGCTGCTCACCGGTGACCTGGTGCTGCGCAAGGGCGCGGCCGAGCTTGGCATCGAAGACGCACTGACCGGGCACGCCAAGGCCTGGCGGCCATGGCGGTCCTACGCCGGCATGCACCTCTGGCGTGCCGGATCCTGA
- the ychF gene encoding redox-regulated ATPase YchF has product MSLTLGIVGLPNVGKSTLFNALTRNDVLAANYPFATIEPNVGVVPLPDPRLDRLAEMFGSAKILPAVVSFVDIAGIVKGASEGAGLGNKFLANIREANAICQVIRVFDDPDVVHVDGRIDPSSDIETINTELILADLQTLDKALPRLEKEARTKKENKPALDAAQQAKEILDAGRTLFQAQREVDFELLRELHLLTTKPFLYVFNADEGVLTDEAKRAELTKLVAPADAVFLDAKVEAELLELDDEESVRELLESVGQHEPGLYSLARAGFHTLGLQTYLTAGPKESRAWTIPQAATAPQAAGVIHTDFERGFIKAEVVSYDDLMEAGSMAAARAAGKVRMEGKDYLMSDGDVVEFRFNV; this is encoded by the coding sequence GTGAGTCTGACCCTCGGCATCGTAGGCCTGCCCAACGTCGGCAAGTCCACCCTGTTCAACGCGCTGACGCGCAACGACGTGCTCGCCGCGAACTACCCGTTCGCCACGATCGAGCCCAACGTCGGTGTCGTGCCGCTGCCCGACCCCAGGCTGGACCGGCTGGCCGAGATGTTCGGCTCGGCGAAGATCCTGCCCGCCGTGGTGTCCTTTGTGGACATCGCTGGGATCGTCAAGGGCGCGTCGGAGGGGGCGGGCCTCGGCAACAAGTTCCTCGCCAACATCCGCGAGGCCAACGCGATCTGCCAGGTCATCCGCGTGTTCGACGACCCGGACGTGGTGCACGTCGACGGCCGGATCGACCCGTCCAGCGACATCGAGACGATCAATACCGAGCTGATCCTCGCCGACCTGCAGACGCTGGACAAAGCGTTGCCCCGGCTGGAAAAAGAGGCCAGGACCAAGAAGGAGAACAAGCCGGCGCTCGATGCCGCGCAGCAGGCGAAGGAGATCCTCGACGCCGGCCGCACCCTGTTCCAGGCGCAGAGGGAGGTCGACTTCGAGCTGCTGCGCGAGCTGCACCTGCTCACCACCAAGCCGTTCCTGTACGTCTTCAACGCCGATGAGGGCGTGCTCACCGACGAGGCCAAGCGGGCCGAGCTGACCAAGCTGGTCGCCCCCGCCGACGCGGTCTTCCTGGACGCCAAGGTCGAGGCGGAGCTGCTGGAACTGGACGACGAGGAGTCCGTGCGCGAACTGCTGGAGTCCGTCGGCCAGCACGAGCCCGGCCTGTACTCACTGGCCCGCGCCGGCTTCCACACCCTCGGCCTGCAGACCTACCTCACCGCCGGCCCCAAGGAGTCGAGGGCCTGGACCATCCCGCAGGCCGCCACCGCCCCCCAGGCCGCCGGCGTCATCCACACGGACTTCGAACGCGGCTTCATCAAAGCCGAAGTCGTCTCCTACGACGACCTGATGGAAGCCGGCTCCATGGCCGCCGCCCGCGCCGCCGGCAAAGTCCGCATGGAGGGCAAGGACTACCTCATGTCCGACGGCGACGTCGTCGAATTCAGGTTCAACGTCTGA
- a CDS encoding DUF397 domain-containing protein, producing MDSDVYRAAALTAASSWRKSSYSNYANCLELNDSVPGHVGVRDSKLGEDGPVLVFSVDEMRAFLLRLKGGESAHLRA from the coding sequence ATGGATTCTGACGTGTACCGCGCCGCCGCCCTCACCGCCGCATCCAGCTGGCGGAAGTCGAGCTACAGCAATTACGCCAATTGCCTTGAGCTCAACGACTCCGTACCCGGGCACGTCGGTGTGCGCGATTCGAAACTCGGCGAGGACGGCCCGGTCCTCGTCTTCAGCGTCGACGAGATGCGAGCCTTTCTGCTCCGTCTGAAGGGCGGCGAATCCGCCCACCTGCGCGCGTGA
- a CDS encoding DUF397 domain-containing protein, translating to MIINKENVVFNDVTGWRKSSYTAGANCVEINESTPGYVGVRDSKLGEDSPILVFGVDEMRAFLRGVKNDMVGSTPA from the coding sequence GTGATAATCAACAAAGAAAATGTCGTTTTCAACGATGTTACTGGCTGGCGGAAATCAAGCTACACTGCCGGTGCAAATTGTGTTGAAATCAATGAATCTACCCCTGGGTACGTCGGCGTGCGCGATTCGAAACTGGGCGAAGACAGCCCGATCCTCGTCTTCGGCGTTGACGAGATGCGAGCCTTTCTGCGCGGAGTGAAGAACGACATGGTCGGTTCCACACCCGCATAA
- a CDS encoding helix-turn-helix domain-containing protein, whose protein sequence is MNPTAVKRWIGLELKRLREAAGHDRAAAAERIGKATTVIAHIETARNLPAPADLELLLDFYGAPDLIPVFREMVRRGKRGKDWWIKFNEAVPEFLNIFLGLETGAARISSADINVVPGLFQTRDYAFTIHNMFGKRFGRRLSDEEIEAKVDLRMTRQATVVERSEDAPQIWSILDEGALRRQVGGPAIMRAQLERLAQLTERPNVDIQVLPFTEGAHLAIDGTFTIFDYPSEFVGDPGTVYIETRTGGEYYERPDQVRDFRNAFERLQGQAENPDRSRDFILSLAKEMV, encoded by the coding sequence GTGAACCCCACCGCGGTCAAGCGCTGGATCGGGCTTGAACTGAAGCGTCTCCGAGAAGCCGCCGGCCATGATCGAGCAGCCGCGGCCGAACGCATCGGCAAGGCCACCACGGTCATTGCCCACATCGAGACCGCACGGAACCTGCCCGCGCCAGCAGACCTGGAATTGCTACTTGACTTCTACGGCGCGCCGGACCTCATACCAGTTTTCCGCGAAATGGTCAGGAGAGGGAAGCGCGGCAAGGACTGGTGGATCAAGTTCAACGAGGCCGTGCCCGAATTTCTAAATATATTCCTAGGGCTGGAAACCGGTGCCGCACGGATCAGCAGCGCCGATATCAATGTCGTGCCAGGATTGTTTCAGACACGCGACTATGCTTTTACGATCCACAACATGTTCGGAAAACGGTTTGGGCGACGACTGAGCGATGAAGAGATTGAAGCCAAGGTCGACCTGCGGATGACGCGGCAGGCCACAGTCGTGGAACGCAGTGAAGACGCACCTCAGATCTGGTCGATCCTGGACGAGGGCGCCCTGCGTCGCCAGGTGGGCGGACCTGCAATAATGCGGGCACAACTAGAGCGCCTGGCTCAGTTGACCGAGCGGCCGAACGTCGATATACAGGTGCTACCTTTCACCGAAGGCGCCCATCTGGCCATTGACGGCACCTTCACAATTTTCGACTACCCCTCTGAGTTTGTCGGCGATCCCGGCACGGTTTACATAGAAACACGGACCGGGGGAGAATATTACGAACGTCCCGACCAGGTACGTGACTTCAGAAACGCATTTGAGCGACTGCAAGGTCAAGCCGAAAACCCAGATCGATCACGAGATTTCATCCTTAGTCTAGCAAAGGAAATGGTGTGA
- a CDS encoding ThiF family adenylyltransferase, which produces MRPRIKEEHCPVRLGDGWVQIGGRVLGLGAYLRDPDGSVWALLELLDGTRTVGQVVTDLVHLFPDRSAEGVREDIEQLADMGHLEDADEPICTELTSRQRGRYDRGRLLQRWVDPGSRRSSWDFQVELSRARVVVVGMGGVGCTAAMALAMSGVGHLHLVDFDEVELSNLNRQILYTERDLGRRKVDAAVERLRATNSDIEVTGESTRIVSPASLEPLAATCDVLVMCADHPADIWLWANRVCVVTRTDWVFGTYCGPLANMGVYRPGTGPCYECARATERDLQARRPPMEVWSGAPTGPRVVAANAVTAGMVGNQVAWAVLSLITGPSRVRVNHEYGYDLVTLDHAFAFTPDQPHPECRTCRRIA; this is translated from the coding sequence ATGCGTCCGCGTATCAAGGAGGAGCACTGTCCGGTCCGGCTCGGTGACGGTTGGGTGCAGATCGGCGGGAGAGTGCTCGGTCTCGGTGCTTACCTACGGGACCCGGACGGCTCCGTGTGGGCGTTGCTGGAACTTCTTGACGGGACACGAACGGTGGGCCAGGTGGTCACCGACCTGGTCCACCTCTTTCCCGACCGTTCGGCCGAGGGGGTCCGGGAGGATATCGAGCAGTTGGCCGACATGGGGCACCTCGAGGACGCTGACGAGCCGATCTGTACGGAGTTGACGAGCCGGCAGCGCGGGCGCTACGACCGCGGCAGGCTGCTGCAACGCTGGGTCGATCCTGGAAGCAGGAGGTCCAGCTGGGATTTCCAGGTCGAGTTGTCCCGCGCCCGGGTGGTGGTCGTCGGTATGGGCGGAGTGGGATGCACCGCGGCGATGGCCTTGGCCATGTCGGGCGTGGGCCACCTGCACCTGGTCGATTTCGATGAGGTGGAGCTGTCCAACCTCAACCGCCAGATCCTCTACACCGAACGGGATCTGGGCAGGCGCAAGGTGGACGCCGCAGTGGAAAGGCTGCGCGCCACCAACTCCGACATCGAGGTCACCGGAGAGTCCACCCGGATCGTGAGCCCCGCATCGCTGGAGCCGCTGGCCGCGACGTGCGACGTCTTGGTGATGTGTGCGGACCATCCGGCGGACATCTGGTTGTGGGCGAACCGGGTCTGTGTGGTGACCCGCACCGACTGGGTGTTCGGGACCTACTGCGGTCCGCTGGCCAACATGGGTGTGTACCGGCCGGGCACGGGGCCGTGTTACGAGTGCGCCCGCGCCACGGAACGGGATCTCCAGGCCCGGAGGCCACCGATGGAGGTATGGAGCGGGGCGCCGACGGGGCCGCGAGTAGTCGCCGCGAACGCGGTGACGGCGGGCATGGTCGGCAACCAAGTTGCCTGGGCGGTGCTGAGCCTGATCACCGGGCCGTCACGAGTTCGCGTGAATCACGAGTACGGCTACGACCTCGTCACCCTGGACCACGCTTTCGCCTTCACCCCGGACCAGCCACACCCGGAGTGCCGGACCTGCCGCAGGATCGCCTGA
- a CDS encoding helix-turn-helix domain-containing protein: protein MSPSPRSGADRARLAAKLREIRAATGKSGNQFAKCLSWPQSRVSKIETGAQLPRNEDITAWLRAAEALGEEHVVTELLVRARVESVSFHHAMKDVGGASAYQQSWRDREQQATRIATFHPSLLPGLLQTAAYIRELVALPAGPADLADASPDDIEQMVAVRIERQGLLYDPGKTLTFVLGEAALWIRIGDLETHLGQLDRIQSLLGLRTVDLRILPFTTAMPVAAVNGFEIHDDNFVLMEHLTGEYMLSAPDEIAAYERLFGHYHAAATAGDEATELIQRIARQLADNREP from the coding sequence ATGTCCCCATCGCCCCGTTCCGGCGCTGACCGCGCGCGACTCGCCGCGAAGCTCCGGGAGATCCGCGCCGCGACCGGAAAGTCGGGCAACCAGTTCGCCAAATGCCTGAGCTGGCCACAATCACGGGTGTCCAAGATCGAAACCGGTGCACAGCTGCCGAGGAACGAGGACATCACGGCCTGGCTCAGGGCCGCCGAGGCCCTCGGCGAGGAGCACGTCGTCACCGAGCTGCTCGTCCGCGCCAGGGTGGAATCGGTTTCGTTCCACCACGCGATGAAAGACGTCGGCGGCGCCAGCGCCTACCAGCAGTCGTGGCGCGATCGGGAACAGCAGGCGACCCGGATCGCCACGTTCCACCCGTCACTGCTCCCCGGCCTTCTGCAGACTGCCGCCTACATCCGCGAGCTGGTCGCGCTGCCCGCCGGCCCCGCGGACTTGGCCGACGCGTCCCCAGACGACATCGAGCAGATGGTGGCCGTGCGGATCGAGCGGCAAGGACTGCTCTACGACCCCGGCAAGACGCTGACGTTCGTGCTCGGGGAAGCGGCGCTGTGGATCCGGATCGGCGACCTGGAGACGCACCTCGGGCAGCTGGACCGCATCCAGTCCCTGCTCGGCCTGCGCACGGTCGACCTGCGGATCCTGCCCTTCACCACCGCCATGCCGGTTGCCGCGGTCAACGGTTTCGAGATCCATGACGACAACTTCGTCCTGATGGAGCACCTCACCGGTGAATACATGCTCTCGGCACCGGACGAGATCGCCGCCTACGAGCGGCTGTTCGGCCACTACCACGCCGCGGCCACGGCCGGTGATGAGGCGACGGAGCTGATCCAGCGCATAGCGCGGCAACTTGCCGACAACCGGGAACCCTAG